A DNA window from Stutzerimonas stutzeri contains the following coding sequences:
- a CDS encoding NADPH:quinone oxidoreductase family protein: MKAVLCKSFGPPESLVLEDAPSPQIKPSEILLDVHAAGVNFPDTLMIEGKYQFKPPFPFSPGGEAAGIVAAVGEKVSHLKVGDRVMALTGWGSFAEQVAVAGSNALPIPPSMDFETAAAFSMTYGTSMHALTQRANLQPGETLLVLGASGGVGLAAVEIGKAMGARVIAAASSADKLDVAKNAGADELVNYSEGSLKERLKELTGGQGVDVIYDPVGGTLFEEAFRSIAWNGRMLVVGFAAGGDIPALPANLPLLKGAALIGVFWGAFAQRQPQDNAANFRQLFAWHAEGKLKPLVSQRFALQDTGKAIATLGQRKAVGKLVVQVR, translated from the coding sequence ATGAAAGCCGTTCTGTGCAAAAGCTTCGGTCCACCCGAAAGTCTGGTTCTCGAGGATGCCCCCTCCCCTCAGATCAAACCGAGCGAGATCCTGCTCGACGTGCATGCCGCCGGGGTGAATTTCCCCGACACGCTGATGATCGAGGGCAAGTACCAGTTCAAGCCACCCTTCCCGTTCTCGCCCGGCGGCGAGGCGGCTGGCATAGTTGCCGCGGTTGGTGAGAAGGTCAGCCACCTCAAGGTCGGCGATCGGGTCATGGCGCTGACCGGCTGGGGCAGCTTCGCCGAGCAGGTGGCCGTCGCAGGCAGCAATGCCCTGCCGATCCCGCCGAGCATGGACTTCGAGACTGCAGCGGCCTTCAGCATGACCTACGGCACCTCCATGCATGCGCTCACGCAGCGCGCCAATCTGCAGCCAGGAGAAACGCTGCTGGTGCTAGGTGCTTCCGGCGGTGTCGGCCTGGCTGCCGTGGAGATCGGCAAGGCCATGGGCGCTCGAGTCATCGCGGCCGCCTCCAGCGCCGATAAGCTGGACGTGGCGAAGAATGCCGGAGCCGACGAACTGGTCAATTACAGCGAAGGCAGCCTGAAGGAGCGCCTTAAGGAACTCACCGGTGGCCAGGGCGTGGATGTGATCTATGACCCGGTGGGCGGCACACTGTTCGAGGAAGCCTTCCGCAGCATCGCCTGGAATGGTCGCATGCTGGTGGTGGGATTTGCCGCCGGCGGGGATATCCCGGCGTTGCCGGCCAACTTGCCGCTACTCAAGGGCGCCGCGCTGATCGGCGTGTTCTGGGGCGCGTTCGCACAACGTCAGCCGCAGGACAACGCGGCAAACTTCCGCCAGCTGTTCGCCTGGCATGCCGAAGGCAAGCTCAAGCCGCTGGTATCGCAACGCTTTGCCTTGCAGGACACTGGCAAGGCCATCGCCACGCTGGGCCAGCGTAAGGCGGTCGGCAAGCTGGTGGTGCAGGTGCGCTAA
- a CDS encoding flagellar basal body-associated protein FliL produces the protein MLFGLALVGPAVAQDSAEEAAPQALYYALVPAMVGNYGAGERLKYYKADVALRISSKEVEDRVKHHEPLIRHQLVMLFSEQTDETLSGPEAKEQLRQEALRQVREVLEQEEGKPLVDDLLFNNLIIQ, from the coding sequence CTGTTGTTCGGCCTCGCGCTTGTCGGGCCAGCCGTTGCGCAAGACTCGGCTGAAGAGGCGGCACCGCAAGCGCTCTACTACGCACTGGTACCGGCCATGGTCGGCAACTATGGTGCGGGCGAGCGCCTCAAGTACTACAAGGCAGATGTGGCGCTGCGCATCTCCAGCAAAGAGGTGGAAGACCGCGTCAAGCATCACGAGCCGCTGATTCGTCATCAGCTGGTGATGCTGTTCTCCGAGCAGACCGACGAAACGTTAAGCGGCCCGGAAGCCAAGGAGCAGCTCCGCCAGGAAGCGTTGAGGCAGGTGCGCGAGGTGCTCGAACAGGAAGAGGGCAAGCCGCTGGTCGATGATCTGCTGTTCAACAATCTGATCATCCAGTAA